A genomic stretch from Mya arenaria isolate MELC-2E11 chromosome 10, ASM2691426v1 includes:
- the LOC128205084 gene encoding uncharacterized protein LOC128205084 isoform X1, which yields MDAQKSVIKRLLIFTILNLFIIHTQGNKFVSNGTITGTKISSSGEVFVTHGNTVVSFSANLSVKDNIQIGMTEMCKYVGDYCVYKEINEVSVLDIVTSTSEKTTLLLALKLGNGSIFTVSSFNNSLNANVVNVDFEEFSDKASHSFVFQMGKDSWNVIFAKSVNLYTSRGRSSLFAVYEIGKNASYNIRLLDIYKLHPSFKFDILYEFKNGSNAYFIVKYYTELYPLDSYTYSFIRLSLSGNLTELPFRVTNANMSFVCASLFDKNDTDKTLLLLYQDDANHSNDSILYHVALGYLDEEMNEVLPGCMEEKRGASLYWLNRPTSCAQDTACPCYLMKKHSEISSSKILTLAPATYPVFLESDVLAMAVGEEKQTTVIFFLLDSGVVQKVNYGLFPDILATIKVKDTDSEARMDVTNAALWVVAEGLYVRFGRQLILLNISTCNMHGDFASCRRDTSACVWCLESDTNSECVRKEECSRAQINELRDSPSASSVIPQTSSLVPGSVFRIHGVNLDMAKMIDIDVAGEQCRVQRETISSSDFLCVLLTGVQTTVNTSMNITIDNVTKTVILNVSPPAYLKHEVITVIPSGGIRVTICGNNLTSLGMTYVFFETESGKIVSRGGAMCEASTNTNLHCFTPQLIGGNDLENSTVYISQEYVLRTNLSYLGGMNKPHDENSLYVHIVEDPVVFGFEVLGQVQNICEGKGLLNVNKEDIRVKGYKIGHVNVSKVTNERLNCSIHADVLYDKLGHFSTRKSYWVHIMVSFGDNLMYHPGILHLDSDKLFEASSTVPTESIGLTNSTKQSPHVVSEGHSSTVIAVIMVVVGVVVLGCLSIFIYRKVSNRSHRNKFRAQLDRDRPSIVRYRGERVHIEDPGAQYSHSLSNGNSSLDDLLLSDTLEESTANLLKRFEDESLLIKRELLCLEKLIGKGHFGSVHKGSMIIDDIKRKVAIKTLRKNEQAEMNVPQFLKEANVMKNFDHPNVMCLLAICFEKEELPLIVLPYMEHGDLLSYLHDEAHVRF from the exons ATGGATGCGCAAAAATCAGTCATTAAACGACTCTtaattttcaccattttaaacttatttattattcatactCAAGGAAATAAATTTGTAAGCAATGGAACTATTACAGGTACTAAGATATCTTCGTCAGGAGAAGTGTTTGTGACACACGGAAATACAGTTGTTTCCTTCTCAGCAAATCTTTCTgttaaagacaatattcaaatagGTATGACTGAGATGTGTAAGTACGTAGGAGATTATTGCGTGTACAAGGAGATTAATGAAGTTTCGGTACTGGATATAGTGACCTCAACATCCGAGAAAACGACGTTGCTGTTGGCTTTAAAGTTAGGAAACGGGAGCATTTTTACTGTTTCATCATTTAATAACAGTCTTAACGCAAACGTTGTGAATGTTGACTTTGAAGAGTTTTCTGACAAAGCATCGCATTCGTTTGTATTTCAAATGGGAAAAGATTCATGGAATGTGATTTTTGCGAAATCAGTGAACCTTTACACATCTCGTGGAAGGTCAAGTCTCTTTGCCGTGTATGAGATAGGAAAAAATGCATCATACAATATTCGTCTTCTTGATATCTACAAATTGCATCCGTCATTCAAATTTGATATTCTATACGAGTTCAAAAACGGATCAAACGCATACTTTATTGTGAAATACTATACGGAACTATACCCTCTAGATTCGTACACGTACTCATTCATCCGTTTATCCCTCTCAGGGAATCTCACTGAATTACCATTCCGAGTTACAAACGCAAACATGTCATTCGTTTGTGCAAGCCTATTTGACAAAAACGACACCGACAAAACGCTTCTTCTCCTATACCAAGACGACGCAAACCATTCCAATGATTCCATCCTTTACCATGTTGCCCTCGGGTACTTAGACGAGGAGATGAACGAAGTTTTGCCGGGATGCATGGAAGAAAAGCGTGGGGCGTCTCTCTATTGGCTTAATCGGCCTACCAGCTGCGCTCAAGACACTGCATGTCCTTGTTACCTTATG AAAAAACATAGCGAAATTTCATCGTCTAAAATCCTCACTCTTGCCCCCGCTACATATCCCGTATTTCTTGAGAGTGATGTGCTTGCCATGGCTGTAGGCGAGGAAAAGCAAACCACGGTCATTTTCTTCTTGCTTGATTCAGGGGTCGTACAAAAG GTAAACTACGGCTTGTTTCCGGACATTCTTGCCACAATCAAAGTTAAAGATACGGACTCGGAAGCAAGGATGGACGTCACAAACGCTGCCCTGTGGGTTGTTGCAGAAGGACTTTATGTCAGGTTTGGAAGACAG TTGATCCTTTTGAACATAAGCACGTGCAACATGCACGGGGACTTTGCAAGCTGCAGACGGGATACAAGTGCGTGTGTCTGGTGTTTGGAATCAGACACAAACTCGGAGTGCGTGCGGAAAGAGGAATGTAGTAGGgcacaaataaatgaattg AGAGATTCCCCGAGCGCCTCATCCGTTATTCCTCAAACATCCTCACTGGTGCCTGGCTCTGTGTTCCGCATACATGGCGTTAATTTGGACATGGCCAAAATGATTGATATCGATGTGGCCGGTGAACAGTGCCGTGTGCAACG ggAAACGATTAGTTCCAGTGATTTCCTCTGTGTTTTACTGACTGGAGTTCAGACAACTGTAAATACAAGTATGAATATTACCATCGACAATGTAACCAAGACGGTCATTTTGAATGTATCACCACCAGCATATCTTAAACACGAAGTTATTACTGTTATTCCAAG TGGCGGAATTCGAGTTACAATATGTGGCAACAATCTTACTAGTTTAGGAATGACCTATGTCTTCTTTGAAACTGAATCAGGAAAAATTGTTTCTCGG GGAGGTGCCATGTGTGAAGCAAGCACGAACACAAATCTACATTGCTTCACACCCCAGTTGATTGGTGGCAATGATTTGGAAAACTCAACGGTCTACATATCTCAGGAATACGTCCTTCGTACAAATTTGTCATATCTTGGTGGTATGAATAAACCACATGACGAGAACAGCCTTTATGTGCACATAGTCGAAGACCCAGTTGTATTCGGTTTTGAAGTTCTTGGACAGGTACAGAATATATGCGAG GGGAAAGGACTACTGAATGTCAATAAAGAAGACATCCGAGTAAAAGGTTATAAAATTGGTCACGTGAACGTTTCCAAAGTAACAAATGAGAGGCTGAACTGCTCAATACACGCTGACGTGCTCTATGACAAGCTAGGACACTTTTCTACAAGAAAGAGTTATTGGGTGCACATCATG GTATCATTTGGAGACAATCTAATGTACCACCCTGGAATCCTTCACCTTGATTCAGACAAACTATTTGAAGCAAGTTCCACTGTTCCAACAGAATCAATTGGCTTAACCAACTCAACAAAGCAGTCACCCCATGTCGTCTCGGAAGGACACAGCTCAACAGTGATTGCGGTCATTATGGTGGTGGTTGGTGTAGTTGTTTTAGGATGTTTAAGTATATTCATCTACAGAAAGGTTTCGAATCGCTCCCACAGAAACAAATTTAG AGCACAGTTGGACAGGGACCGTCCCTCCATTGTGAGATACCGCGGGGAGCGGGTGCATATAGAGGATCCGGGCGCCCAGTATAGTCACAGTCTCTCCAACGGAAATAGTTCCTTAGACGACCTGCTTCTTTCTG ACACATTGGAAGAGTCTACTGCTAACCTCCTTAAAAGGTTTGAGGATGAAAGTCTTCTCATCAAAAGGGAGCTTTTGTGTTTGGAAAAACTCATTGGAAAAG